In Flagellatimonas centrodinii, a single window of DNA contains:
- a CDS encoding RsmB/NOP family class I SAM-dependent RNA methyltransferase → MKPPHPTQVRHATAVLAAVMTRERPADALLADCFRAHREMGGRDRAHVSDLVYGVLRDWRRLTAWVDTDPAALIGAALSEHPAVGSEDLARYGLNPPPPPPHDLPWPVRDNLPESLVADWQALLPAAEWSPAAQALNQAGPADFRVNRLRADRDGACRALSARGIDAQPTPWAPDGLRLSRRLPHSDPLLADGTLEPQDEGSQWLVACLPLRRGESVLDYCAGAGGKSLALAAAGAEVSATDADAHRLRRLPARARRAGARVQLVPFPPPLADRFDGVLVDAPCSGSGALRRAPERRLDRPDLEALAALQGEVLRDAARHVRVGGWLVYATCSLSRQENEAVVADFAATHPDFGPADLAQPGGGGGPQLRLWPHRHGTDGFFAAGFRRRG, encoded by the coding sequence GTGAAGCCACCCCACCCGACCCAGGTCCGCCACGCCACCGCCGTGCTGGCGGCGGTGATGACCCGCGAGCGACCCGCCGACGCGCTGCTCGCCGACTGCTTTCGCGCCCACCGCGAAATGGGGGGGCGCGACCGCGCCCATGTCAGCGACCTGGTCTACGGTGTCCTCCGCGATTGGCGACGGCTGACCGCCTGGGTCGACACCGACCCCGCGGCGCTGATCGGCGCGGCGCTGTCGGAACATCCGGCGGTGGGCAGTGAGGACCTCGCCCGGTACGGCCTGAACCCGCCGCCGCCGCCGCCGCATGATCTGCCCTGGCCGGTGCGCGACAACCTGCCCGAATCGCTGGTGGCCGACTGGCAGGCGTTGCTGCCGGCCGCAGAGTGGTCGCCTGCTGCGCAGGCCCTGAATCAGGCCGGGCCGGCAGATTTCCGTGTCAACCGACTGCGCGCCGACCGCGACGGCGCCTGCCGCGCCTTGAGCGCCCGCGGCATCGACGCACAGCCCACCCCCTGGGCGCCCGACGGCCTGCGGCTGTCGCGGCGTCTGCCACATAGCGATCCGCTGCTGGCCGATGGCACGCTGGAACCGCAGGACGAGGGCAGCCAGTGGCTGGTCGCCTGCCTGCCGCTGCGGCGTGGTGAATCGGTGCTCGACTACTGCGCCGGCGCCGGCGGCAAGAGTCTGGCGCTGGCGGCAGCGGGCGCCGAGGTGAGTGCCACCGATGCCGATGCCCACCGCCTGCGCCGGCTGCCGGCACGAGCGCGCAGAGCCGGCGCGAGGGTGCAGCTGGTGCCGTTTCCACCGCCCCTGGCCGACCGCTTCGACGGCGTCCTGGTGGATGCGCCGTGCTCCGGCAGTGGCGCCCTCCGCCGCGCCCCGGAGCGGCGTCTCGACCGCCCCGACCTCGAGGCACTGGCGGCCCTGCAGGGTGAGGTCCTGCGCGATGCGGCGCGTCATGTCCGTGTGGGCGGCTGGCTGGTCTATGCCACCTGCAGTCTGTCGCGACAGGAGAACGAGGCCGTGGTCGCCGACTTCGCCGCGACGCACCCCGACTTCGGTCCGGCCGACCTCGCGCAACCCGGGGGCGGCGGCGGTCCGCAGCTTCGCCTGTGGCCGCACCGCCACGGCACCGACGGGTTTTTCGCCGCCGGGTTCCGTCGCCGCGGCTGA
- a CDS encoding calcium/sodium antiporter: MLLSWLAVAAGLTLLVFAADRFIFGSAGLARSLGVSPLVIGMVIVGFGTSAPEMAVSALAAVQGNPGISIGNAIGSNLANTALILGFCALLRPVLVKHTVLKIELPMVLGVSVAVWLMCVDGALTYRDGAVLALGLVGFLGWMLISAQRGEAPIEIEGELPPAIPTVQAVIWIVVGLVLLIASSQLLIWGAVNIARAFGVSDLVVGLTVVAIGTSLPELAASVAGLLKGEDDIALGNILGSNLFNLLAILQAPAWLAPGPLPEGVLYRDLPMMIAITLAVLVFAWSARGRAPRINRVEGGILMVAYVGYTAYLIHTSPITG; this comes from the coding sequence ATGCTGCTTTCGTGGCTCGCCGTTGCGGCCGGCCTGACCCTGCTGGTCTTTGCCGCCGACCGCTTCATCTTCGGCAGTGCCGGTCTGGCCCGCAGCCTCGGAGTGTCGCCGCTGGTGATCGGCATGGTGATCGTCGGCTTCGGTACGTCGGCACCGGAAATGGCGGTGTCGGCACTGGCGGCGGTGCAGGGCAACCCGGGCATCTCGATCGGCAACGCGATCGGCTCCAACCTGGCCAATACCGCCCTGATCCTGGGGTTCTGCGCCCTGCTGCGGCCGGTGCTGGTCAAGCACACGGTGCTGAAAATCGAGCTGCCGATGGTGCTGGGGGTCAGCGTGGCGGTGTGGCTGATGTGTGTGGATGGCGCCCTGACCTATCGCGACGGCGCCGTGCTGGCCCTCGGTCTGGTCGGCTTTCTCGGCTGGATGTTGATCAGCGCCCAGCGGGGCGAGGCGCCCATCGAGATCGAGGGCGAACTGCCACCGGCGATCCCCACGGTGCAGGCCGTGATCTGGATCGTGGTGGGCCTGGTCCTGCTGATCGCCAGTTCGCAACTGCTGATCTGGGGCGCCGTCAACATCGCCCGTGCCTTCGGCGTGTCGGATCTGGTGGTGGGGCTGACGGTGGTCGCCATCGGCACCAGCCTGCCGGAACTGGCCGCCAGTGTTGCCGGCCTGCTGAAGGGTGAAGACGACATCGCGCTGGGCAACATCCTCGGCTCCAACCTGTTCAATCTGCTGGCGATCCTGCAGGCCCCCGCCTGGCTGGCACCGGGCCCGCTGCCCGAGGGCGTGTTGTACCGCGACCTGCCGATGATGATCGCCATCACCCTGGCGGTGCTGGTGTTCGCTTGGAGTGCCCGCGGCCGTGCCCCTCGCATCAACCGGGTGGAAGGCGGGATACTGATGGTCGCCTATGTGGGCTATACCGCCTATCTCATCCACACCAGCCCGATCACGGGGTGA
- a CDS encoding KpsF/GutQ family sugar-phosphate isomerase: MTDESLQALGRRALEIERDALTALIDRIDPAFAAACHVLLGCKARVVVTGMGKSGHIGSKIAATLASTGTPAFYVHPGEASHGDLGMITRDDVVLAMSNSGETAEILTLLPLLKRMRVPLVAMTGRPTSTLARTADVHLDVSVALEACPLNLAPTASTTATLAMGDALAVALLDARGFKPEDFALSHPGGTLGRRLLLKVADVMHTGDRLPRVHADTPLRDALLVMTRKGLGMTVVVDDDDRVEGLFTDGDLRRVLDQGHDVRTVSLGTVMTPGGKRIAADALAAEAVARMEEHKITALMVVDDQHRLQGIVHMHELLRAGVV; this comes from the coding sequence ATGACCGATGAATCCCTGCAGGCCCTGGGCCGACGCGCGCTGGAGATCGAGCGCGACGCCCTGACCGCGCTGATCGACCGCATCGATCCGGCGTTTGCGGCGGCCTGCCACGTGCTGCTGGGCTGCAAGGCCCGGGTGGTGGTCACCGGCATGGGCAAGAGCGGGCACATCGGCAGCAAGATCGCCGCCACGCTGGCGTCGACCGGGACCCCGGCGTTCTACGTGCATCCGGGCGAGGCCAGCCACGGCGACCTCGGGATGATCACGCGCGACGACGTGGTGCTGGCGATGAGCAACTCCGGCGAAACCGCCGAGATTCTCACCCTGCTGCCGCTGCTCAAGCGCATGCGGGTGCCGCTGGTGGCGATGACCGGCCGGCCGACCTCTACCCTGGCGCGCACGGCGGATGTGCACCTGGATGTATCGGTGGCGCTGGAAGCCTGCCCGCTGAATCTGGCACCGACCGCCTCGACCACCGCGACCCTGGCCATGGGCGATGCCCTGGCCGTGGCGCTGCTGGATGCCCGCGGTTTCAAACCCGAAGACTTCGCCCTGTCGCACCCCGGCGGCACCCTCGGCCGCCGCCTGCTGTTGAAGGTGGCGGACGTCATGCATACCGGCGACCGCCTGCCGCGAGTCCATGCCGACACCCCGCTGCGCGACGCCCTGCTGGTGATGACCCGCAAAGGTCTGGGCATGACGGTGGTGGTCGACGACGATGACCGTGTCGAAGGGCTGTTCACCGACGGCGATCTGCGCCGGGTGCTGGACCAGGGTCACGATGTCCGCACGGTCAGCCTCGGCACCGTGATGACCCCCGGCGGCAAGCGCATCGCTGCCGACGCGCTGGCGGCGGAAGCGGTCGCCCGCATGGAAGAACACAAGATCACCGCCCTGATGGTGGTGGATGATCAGCATCGTCTGCAGGGCATCGTGCACATGCACGAGCTGCTGCGGGCGGGGGTGGTGTGA
- a CDS encoding KdsC family phosphatase, giving the protein MRLPVDELRQRAARVKCLFLDIDGVLTDGKLYIGPQFEETKTNYVRDGWGIRQWIKRGLQVAVISGRPSEAMRQRLQFLGVQHIVLDREDKLPAYEAILSQLGLKDADCAHVGDDVPDLPLFARVGLACAPADAHDRALVAAHWVSRYPGGHGAVREVIDLLLTARGDG; this is encoded by the coding sequence ATGCGCCTGCCGGTAGACGAGTTGCGGCAGCGGGCGGCTCGGGTGAAATGCCTGTTTCTCGACATCGACGGCGTGCTCACCGACGGCAAGCTCTACATTGGTCCGCAGTTCGAGGAAACCAAGACCAACTACGTGCGCGACGGCTGGGGCATCCGCCAGTGGATCAAACGCGGGCTGCAGGTGGCGGTGATTTCCGGACGCCCCTCCGAGGCCATGCGGCAGCGTCTGCAGTTTCTCGGCGTCCAGCACATCGTGCTCGACCGCGAGGACAAGCTGCCGGCCTACGAGGCGATCCTGTCGCAACTGGGCCTGAAGGATGCCGACTGCGCGCATGTCGGCGACGACGTACCCGACCTGCCGCTGTTCGCGCGGGTGGGGCTGGCCTGTGCGCCGGCCGATGCCCACGACCGCGCGCTGGTGGCCGCCCACTGGGTCAGCCGGTATCCCGGCGGTCACGGCGCCGTGCGCGAGGTGATCGATCTGTTGCTGACGGCCCGGGGCGACGGCTGA
- the lptC gene encoding LPS export ABC transporter periplasmic protein LptC: protein MPAWLGILMVAALLAVGLWWRPVGEGLPTTPDREAAPRYVVEGAHWQRFDDDGAPSIIARAHVLRAYADERLELGALTVEQLGQSDAWRLQAPSGSVPPGGERLRLDAPVSAEAGTGDSALALVAGPVWIDRMSRTLQSDAPVTVTAPQRRARALGWSADWEARRLTLRDHVEVTHALR, encoded by the coding sequence ATGCCGGCCTGGCTCGGCATCCTGATGGTTGCGGCGCTGCTGGCCGTCGGCCTGTGGTGGCGCCCGGTGGGCGAGGGCCTGCCCACCACCCCGGATCGCGAGGCCGCTCCGCGCTATGTCGTCGAGGGCGCGCACTGGCAACGGTTCGATGACGACGGCGCGCCCAGCATCATCGCCCGCGCGCATGTCCTGCGTGCCTATGCTGACGAGCGGCTGGAGCTCGGCGCGCTGACCGTCGAGCAGCTGGGCCAAAGCGACGCCTGGCGCCTGCAGGCGCCCAGTGGCAGCGTGCCCCCCGGCGGTGAGCGGCTGCGCCTGGACGCTCCGGTCAGCGCCGAAGCCGGCACCGGCGACAGCGCCCTGGCACTGGTGGCCGGTCCGGTGTGGATCGACCGGATGTCACGCACCCTGCAGTCCGACGCGCCGGTCACCGTCACTGCGCCACAACGGCGTGCCCGGGCCCTCGGCTGGTCGGCCGATTGGGAAGCGCGGCGACTGACCCTACGGGATCATGTGGAGGTGACCCATGCGCTGCGCTGA
- the lptA gene encoding lipopolysaccharide transport periplasmic protein LptA has product MRCAEARNSVVALLLAVASGAAVAQAAGGNAVTVTADEGEWSENSRMVYRGNVRLESSTLSLTGDNLTLDQPTSQPLKARVEGSPATLQHSGGAQVDGDTTPPVTARADVLNYDAASGWVTLEGQARLTRGKDSIDGETIRYNLIERRVQARSNGNGGQVRIVIQPPAGAALPTGVTLPTPSPSPDPSPSPDPSSEAEARP; this is encoded by the coding sequence ATGCGCTGCGCTGAAGCCAGGAATTCGGTGGTTGCGCTGCTGCTGGCCGTGGCAAGCGGCGCAGCCGTGGCACAGGCAGCCGGCGGCAATGCCGTGACGGTCACCGCTGACGAGGGTGAGTGGTCGGAAAACAGCCGCATGGTGTATCGCGGCAATGTACGACTGGAGTCCAGCACGCTGTCGCTGACAGGTGACAACCTCACCCTCGATCAGCCGACGTCACAACCCCTGAAAGCCCGGGTCGAAGGCAGCCCCGCGACCCTGCAGCACAGCGGCGGCGCGCAGGTGGATGGCGACACCACCCCCCCGGTCACCGCCCGCGCCGACGTGCTCAACTATGACGCCGCCAGCGGCTGGGTGACCCTCGAGGGCCAGGCCCGGCTGACCCGTGGCAAGGACAGCATCGACGGTGAAACCATCCGCTACAACCTGATCGAACGCCGGGTTCAGGCGCGCAGCAACGGCAACGGCGGGCAGGTGCGTATCGTCATCCAGCCCCCGGCAGGCGCCGCGCTGCCCACCGGCGTGACGTTGCCAACACCATCGCCCAGCCCCGACCCGAGCCCGAGCCCGGATCCGTCCTCCGAGGCGGAGGCGCGCCCATGA
- the lptB gene encoding LPS export ABC transporter ATP-binding protein, which produces MSDALLRAEHLVKRYKQRTVVRDVSLSVRAGEIVGLLGPNGAGKTTSFYMVVGLVPADGGRIELDGEDVTHLPMHARARRGIGYLPQEASVFRKMSVADNILAILETRADLNRAQRRDELERLLGELHVAHIRDAEGQSLSGGERRRVEIARALAANPRFILLDEPFAGVDPIAVGDIQQIVHHLRDRGIGVLITDHNVRETLALCERAYILAEGAVIAEGQPGDLLANEMVRKVYLGEQFRL; this is translated from the coding sequence ATGAGTGATGCCCTGCTCCGCGCCGAGCACCTGGTCAAACGCTACAAGCAGCGCACCGTGGTGCGGGACGTGTCGCTGTCGGTGCGGGCTGGCGAGATCGTCGGTCTGCTCGGCCCCAACGGCGCCGGCAAGACCACCTCGTTCTACATGGTGGTGGGGCTGGTGCCGGCCGACGGTGGCCGGATCGAACTCGACGGCGAGGACGTGACGCACCTGCCGATGCATGCACGTGCCCGGCGCGGCATCGGCTATCTGCCGCAGGAGGCCAGCGTGTTTCGCAAAATGTCGGTGGCCGACAATATCCTCGCCATTCTGGAAACCCGCGCCGATCTCAATCGCGCACAACGCCGCGACGAGCTGGAACGCCTGCTCGGTGAGTTGCATGTGGCGCACATCCGCGATGCCGAGGGGCAATCCCTCTCCGGCGGCGAGCGGCGTCGGGTCGAGATCGCCCGGGCGCTGGCCGCCAACCCGCGCTTCATCTTGCTCGACGAGCCCTTCGCCGGGGTCGACCCGATTGCGGTCGGCGACATCCAGCAGATCGTCCATCACCTGCGCGACCGCGGCATCGGCGTGTTGATCACCGATCACAACGTCCGCGAAACCCTGGCGCTGTGCGAACGCGCCTATATCCTCGCCGAGGGCGCGGTGATCGCCGAAGGGCAACCCGGTGATCTGCTGGCCAACGAGATGGTGCGCAAGGTTTATCTGGGCGAACAGTTCAGACTCTGA
- a CDS encoding beta strand repeat-containing protein, producing the protein MNQHRNFRARRTAVAAGCLAVLGVALAPAAMAATYTVNTLADRPLAAPVMGEITLREAVEAARTNAAVNGAPAGDAVGTDTIVFDVPGVSPTIALIATLELGGGPLQIDGDNGSNPSVRLSGNTLNRVFTVPMAAGGASVGLANLSLTDGAALTGAAMLIESGQTVSLDGVTVSNNVGVGTGPTQGGAIDNSGTLTISGSSFSDNSATGPGGSGGAIINSGTLLVTDTQFTGNSAIRAGGAIEDRSGTSAVTLIDVTMDGNSAGPTPGNGGGLHITGAGTDTLVNGGLYQNNTAQNEGGALWNDAGSTMTIGDSPAGDARFLGNVALGTGANNGGGALFNNGRALLTDPTLPAPIMVVRNAVIDGNSAVQGAGSGGGILNLVGQLTLSDSTLSNNLANRAGGGLEDVSGLPAVNTTETVVTNVVFTGNDALGNGPPGNGGAIHITDGAGTSLTTISGGSAIGNRAQEGGAFWNNTGRMVVDGTAIRDNEARGNPFPMPLANGQTFRGGGGLFNQGGTLEVVNATIAGNRATGDQGSGGGIFSNVGRLVVTDSDITGNQSNRAGGGIEDRSTGVVDAAMPTTSLSGVRLSGNSTLGQTAVAGSPGNGGGLHLTGSSTVGMGGVIQVSDSTVSNNSAAAEGGGLWNFSGSSLMVVTGTVIDSNVALGTGAGEGGGGLFNNGGILQVSGSTVTNNAADGASNSSGGGILNVNGGTVTVANTRVANNRATRAGGGIEDDARMGPTSVSLVEVTLANNLTASVPGNGGGLHSSGGSSSVVIDRSTVSGNVAANEGNGLWVFSGSSLDISNSTVFGNGLDGDLVAPLGGGIFLQPGAMLTATNVTVARNEAGVSGGGVHVSDSALLNVTNSVIADNFATAGADVFGALSGDNNLVSRSAGATVNGDNNRVDVASGLDPNGLRLNGGNTRTVLPVAGSAAINGADNTACTAAPVNAVDQRNLSRLDGGSFLGGGCDIGAVESALQVENALILPLGTTVQQGMGAPPSTAVLPGDTDVLALSVAYQNNRAGAVRLDGFSGTLRGSGDFGADVVGPGDLILDTNGNGFADAGEQSIGSVSFDDSMKTFSATFSGMGRMLGGGQVERYVVLLDFASDAAMAQATPARTVGFTLLAGVPLALFGLAGVGGALGRRRTAVVLIAIAAAGLLAGCDGSDGRNGVDGMDGDNGAQGPVGPIGPVGPDGDPGDPAPRPLTYQLQFTGFQGADSDGMMLNDPATVLQGPLITVFP; encoded by the coding sequence GTGAACCAACATCGAAATTTCCGCGCCCGTCGGACCGCCGTGGCTGCTGGCTGCCTGGCGGTGCTCGGCGTCGCGCTGGCGCCAGCCGCCATGGCCGCAACCTATACCGTCAATACGCTCGCAGACCGTCCGTTGGCGGCCCCGGTGATGGGTGAAATCACGCTGCGTGAGGCGGTCGAAGCGGCCCGCACCAACGCGGCGGTCAACGGCGCCCCGGCAGGCGATGCGGTTGGCACCGACACCATTGTCTTCGACGTGCCCGGGGTCAGCCCGACGATCGCCCTCATCGCCACCCTGGAGCTCGGCGGCGGACCGCTGCAGATCGACGGTGACAACGGTAGCAACCCCTCGGTTCGCCTGAGCGGGAACACCCTGAACCGGGTGTTCACGGTGCCGATGGCCGCCGGCGGGGCGAGCGTCGGCCTGGCGAATCTCAGCCTGACCGACGGCGCGGCCCTCACCGGCGCGGCCATGCTGATCGAATCCGGCCAGACCGTGAGCCTCGACGGCGTCACCGTCAGCAACAACGTCGGCGTTGGCACCGGCCCCACCCAGGGCGGCGCCATCGACAACAGCGGCACCCTCACGATCAGTGGCAGCAGTTTCAGCGACAACAGCGCCACCGGCCCGGGCGGCAGTGGCGGCGCCATCATCAACAGCGGCACCCTGCTGGTGACCGATACGCAGTTCACCGGTAACAGCGCCATCCGCGCCGGCGGCGCCATCGAGGACCGGTCCGGCACCAGCGCGGTCACCCTGATCGACGTCACCATGGACGGCAACAGCGCCGGTCCGACCCCCGGCAACGGCGGCGGTCTGCACATCACCGGTGCGGGCACCGACACCCTGGTCAACGGCGGGCTCTATCAGAACAACACCGCCCAGAACGAAGGGGGCGCGCTGTGGAATGATGCCGGGTCGACCATGACCATCGGCGACAGCCCGGCCGGCGATGCCCGCTTCCTCGGCAATGTCGCGCTCGGCACCGGTGCCAACAATGGCGGCGGCGCGCTGTTCAACAATGGCCGTGCGCTGCTCACCGACCCCACGCTGCCGGCGCCGATCATGGTGGTCCGCAATGCCGTCATCGACGGCAACAGCGCGGTTCAGGGTGCAGGCTCCGGCGGCGGCATTCTCAACCTCGTCGGCCAGTTGACGCTCAGCGACAGCACCCTCAGCAACAACCTGGCGAATCGCGCCGGTGGGGGCCTTGAAGATGTCTCCGGGCTGCCCGCAGTGAACACCACCGAGACCGTGGTCACCAATGTTGTCTTCACCGGCAACGACGCCCTGGGCAATGGTCCGCCGGGCAATGGCGGCGCCATTCACATCACCGACGGTGCCGGCACCAGCCTGACCACCATCAGCGGCGGCAGTGCCATCGGCAACCGCGCGCAGGAGGGTGGGGCCTTCTGGAACAACACCGGGCGCATGGTGGTCGACGGCACCGCGATTCGCGACAACGAAGCGCGCGGCAATCCGTTCCCGATGCCGCTGGCCAATGGCCAGACCTTCCGCGGCGGTGGCGGCCTGTTCAACCAGGGCGGCACGCTGGAAGTGGTCAACGCCACCATCGCCGGCAACCGGGCGACCGGTGATCAAGGCTCCGGCGGTGGCATCTTCAGCAATGTCGGCCGCCTGGTGGTGACCGACAGTGACATCACCGGCAACCAGTCCAACCGTGCTGGTGGCGGCATCGAGGATCGTTCCACCGGTGTGGTCGATGCGGCGATGCCGACCACCTCGCTGTCGGGCGTGCGCCTCAGCGGCAACAGCACCCTCGGGCAGACCGCTGTCGCCGGCAGTCCCGGCAACGGCGGCGGTCTCCACCTCACCGGTAGCAGCACCGTCGGCATGGGCGGGGTGATCCAGGTCAGCGACAGCACCGTCAGCAACAACTCGGCAGCGGCCGAGGGTGGCGGCCTGTGGAACTTCAGCGGCAGCAGCCTGATGGTGGTCACCGGAACCGTGATCGACAGCAATGTCGCCCTCGGCACCGGCGCCGGCGAAGGTGGCGGCGGCTTGTTCAACAACGGCGGCATCTTGCAGGTGAGCGGCAGCACCGTCACCAACAACGCGGCCGACGGCGCCAGCAACAGTTCCGGCGGCGGCATTCTCAACGTCAACGGCGGCACGGTGACGGTGGCCAACACGCGCGTTGCCAACAACCGCGCCACCCGCGCCGGTGGGGGTATCGAGGATGACGCCCGCATGGGGCCGACCTCGGTCAGCCTGGTGGAAGTCACCCTGGCCAACAACCTCACCGCCAGCGTCCCCGGTAACGGCGGCGGGCTGCACAGCTCCGGCGGCAGCAGCAGCGTCGTCATCGACCGCAGCACGGTGTCGGGCAACGTCGCGGCCAACGAAGGCAACGGCCTGTGGGTGTTCAGTGGCTCCAGCCTCGACATCAGCAATTCGACGGTGTTCGGCAACGGCCTTGATGGCGATCTCGTGGCCCCTCTCGGCGGCGGCATCTTCCTGCAGCCGGGGGCGATGCTGACGGCCACCAACGTCACCGTGGCCCGCAACGAAGCCGGGGTTTCCGGCGGCGGCGTGCATGTCAGCGACAGCGCGCTGCTGAACGTCACCAACAGCGTCATCGCCGACAACTTCGCCACTGCCGGCGCGGATGTCTTCGGCGCCCTGTCGGGTGACAACAACCTGGTGTCCCGCAGTGCCGGGGCCACGGTCAATGGTGACAACAACCGTGTCGACGTCGCTTCCGGCCTGGACCCCAACGGTCTGCGGCTGAACGGCGGCAACACCCGCACGGTGCTGCCGGTGGCCGGCAGCGCCGCGATCAACGGTGCCGACAACACGGCCTGCACGGCGGCACCGGTCAACGCCGTCGACCAGCGCAACCTGAGCCGTCTCGATGGCGGCAGCTTCCTTGGCGGCGGTTGCGACATCGGGGCCGTGGAGTCTGCGCTGCAGGTCGAGAACGCCTTGATCCTGCCGCTCGGCACCACCGTGCAGCAGGGCATGGGCGCGCCGCCGTCCACCGCCGTCCTGCCGGGCGATACCGACGTGCTGGCGCTCAGCGTCGCGTACCAGAACAACCGCGCGGGAGCAGTCCGGCTTGACGGTTTTTCGGGGACGCTGCGGGGCAGCGGTGATTTCGGTGCCGATGTCGTGGGACCGGGCGATCTGATTCTCGACACCAATGGCAACGGCTTTGCCGATGCCGGCGAGCAGAGCATCGGCAGCGTCAGCTTCGATGACAGCATGAAGACGTTCAGTGCCACCTTCAGCGGCATGGGGCGGATGCTCGGCGGTGGGCAGGTCGAGCGCTATGTTGTGCTGCTCGACTTTGCCAGTGATGCCGCCATGGCCCAGGCCACGCCAGCGCGCACGGTCGGGTTCACGTTGTTGGCCGGCGTGCCGCTGGCGCTGTTCGGCCTGGCCGGCGTTGGTGGCGCCCTGGGGCGCCGCCGTACTGCCGTCGTGCTGATTGCGATCGCGGCGGCCGGCCTGTTGGCCGGTTGCGATGGCTCGGATGGCCGCAACGGTGTCGACGGCATGGACGGCGACAACGGCGCTCAGGGTCCGGTCGGTCCGATCGGCCCGGTCGGTCCTGACGGCGACCCGGGTGATCCGGCGCCGCGGCCGCTGACCTACCAGCTGCAGTTCACCGGGTTTCAGGGTGCGGACAGCGACGGCATGATGCTGAATGACCCGGCGACTGTGCTGCAGGGTCCGTTGATCACCGTCTTCCCGTAA
- a CDS encoding single-stranded DNA-binding protein has protein sequence MARGVNKVILLGNLGQDPEMKYLPSGGAVVNLRLATNDAYKDREGKLVERTEWHSVVMFNKLAEIAGQYLKKGRTVYIEGTLRTRKWQDKSGQDRYSTEVVANEMQMVGGAGGGGGGSAPMDDDGGYSAPSRSSSAPARGAPAQQSAPPAMDAPFEDDDIPF, from the coding sequence ATGGCACGTGGAGTCAACAAGGTCATCCTGCTCGGCAATCTGGGCCAGGACCCGGAAATGAAATACCTGCCCTCGGGCGGCGCGGTGGTGAATCTGCGCCTTGCCACCAACGACGCCTACAAGGATCGCGAGGGCAAGCTCGTTGAGCGCACCGAATGGCATTCGGTGGTGATGTTCAACAAGCTGGCGGAAATCGCCGGCCAGTACCTGAAGAAGGGTCGCACGGTCTATATCGAGGGCACCCTGCGGACCCGCAAGTGGCAGGACAAGTCCGGTCAGGACCGCTATAGCACCGAGGTCGTGGCCAACGAAATGCAGATGGTCGGGGGTGCCGGCGGCGGTGGTGGCGGTAGTGCCCCGATGGACGATGACGGTGGCTACAGCGCGCCGTCGCGCAGCAGCAGTGCCCCGGCCCGGGGCGCACCGGCACAGCAGAGCGCGCCGCCGGCCATGGATGCCCCGTTCGAAGACGACGACATTCCGTTCTGA